The genome window ATCTGGTTACCCGGGGCCATTATCCTCGCGGGAGTGGCTTGGTTAAGGCCAGTATTAAACCAGTAACTAAATTAAAATCAATAGAACTTTTAGAGATGGAAATTGACTCAATAAAAGGCATATCTCATTCAGTCAATCTTCCTAGACATGTGGCAGAAAGACAAGCTAAATCTGCAGAAAAAATATTAAGTAGAAATGGATGGGATGTAGATATAGAAATTGAACATTCAGATGATTCCATCTCGCCGGGATCTGGAATATTTTTATGGACTGAAGGGAATACTCCTTTAGGCGGAAGTTCAATAGGAGAACCTGGAAAAATCGCAGAAAAAGTAGGTCAAGAAGCTGCTATGATGCTTTTAAATTTCTTAAATGCTCAAGCCCCACTTGATAAATATATGGGGGATCAAATTATCCCCTATATGGCCATAGCTGGGGATTCTCTGATAAATGTGGCGGAATACACTTTACATGCCCATACTAATATCCACATTGTGGAAACATTGACTGGAAAAAAATTTAAAGTCATGGGTAAACTGGGTGAAAAATCAATCATATCCTGCAAGTGAGTCTACCTGAAAAAAGCAAAATTACTTTTTTACATGTAAGCATTCTCCAGATATTACTTTTCGAAGACTTCCATCTTCTAATTCTAGTATCAGGGCTCCGTTTTGAGTTATACCTATTGCTTCACCTTTAACTACTTTTCCCAGTTGTTTTCTCACTTCAACATCACTACCAATTGTTTTAGATAGTTTACGCCATTCATTAAGTATTTCTGGGAAATTACCTTCTTTGAAACTATTATATGTTGACTCAAACCGTTTTAAAAATTTTTGGACTAATAATGGGCCTTTTATTTCTTTGTTTAATTCCATTTTCAGCGAAGTTGCACCTTTTCTAACTTCAGAAGGGAATATTTCGGGGTCCACATTGGCATCGATACCAATGCCCACCACCACATAATCCAGGGTGCTGAATTTAGCATTGGCCTCAGTTAGTATGCCGCAAACTTTTTTAGAACCAATCAATATATCATTAGGCCATTTAATTCCAACATTCAACCCGCATTCTTCTTTTAAGGTTTCAGCAGCCGCAACCCCTGTCATTAATGTTAATTGTGGAGCTTCAGCAGGAGGTATATTGGGGCGCAGTATTATGGACATCCATACTCCCCCTGTAGGTGATAGCCAGGTTTTACCTCTTCTTCCCCTACCTCTAGTCTGGGTTTCGGCAATTACAATTGTTCCTTCAGCAGCTCCATCTTCAGCCAGTTTTTTAGCAACGTTATTTGTAGAATCAACCTCTTCAAAATAGTAAATTTCATGACCAATATAATCAGTCTCTAGATTATTCTTAATTTCATAGGGGAGCAATAAATTAGGAGATTTTTTTAATTTATAGCCAGAATTTGGAGTGAATTCCAAGGTGTATCCGTCATCTTCTAAAGTTTGTATGGCCTTTTTAACTTCATTTTCATTAATACCCAATGTGGATGCAATT of Methanobacterium alcaliphilum contains these proteins:
- the rtcA gene encoding RNA 3'-terminal phosphate cyclase, whose product is MIELDGSFGEGGGALIRISVALSALSKQPLRIFNIRANRPKKGLAAQHLTAVKSVAELCDASIQGLEIGSTEIVFSPGNLKGGSYDLNIKTAGSISLVLQAFMIPAAFASSPVNISVRGGTDVRWSPPINYLQKVMLPVLEKMGYYMNIDLVTRGHYPRGSGLVKASIKPVTKLKSIELLEMEIDSIKGISHSVNLPRHVAERQAKSAEKILSRNGWDVDIEIEHSDDSISPGSGIFLWTEGNTPLGGSSIGEPGKIAEKVGQEAAMMLLNFLNAQAPLDKYMGDQIIPYMAIAGDSLINVAEYTLHAHTNIHIVETLTGKKFKVMGKLGEKSIISCK
- a CDS encoding biotin--[acetyl-CoA-carboxylase] ligase, giving the protein MLEKILEILYQNQNKHILPDEIASTLGINENEVKKAIQTLEDDGYTLEFTPNSGYKLKKSPNLLLPYEIKNNLETDYIGHEIYYFEEVDSTNNVAKKLAEDGAAEGTIVIAETQTRGRGRRGKTWLSPTGGVWMSIILRPNIPPAEAPQLTLMTGVAAAETLKEECGLNVGIKWPNDILIGSKKVCGILTEANAKFSTLDYVVVGIGIDANVDPEIFPSEVRKGATSLKMELNKEIKGPLLVQKFLKRFESTYNSFKEGNFPEILNEWRKLSKTIGSDVEVRKQLGKVVKGEAIGITQNGALILELEDGSLRKVISGECLHVKK